The following are encoded in a window of Microbacterium sp. LWO13-1.2 genomic DNA:
- a CDS encoding RNA polymerase sigma factor, whose product MTPATTNSSRTKKTADEPALDAQPEVAAEKAPAAKAAAEKPVAQTAAKRAAAKRAPVKKKKADDIVEDDEVPPAAATDVDDDDEDSKPKFTEPLPTGAIVISSNDDEDVPVYSTQITGATADPVKDYLKQIGKVALLNAAEEVELAMRIEAGLFAEEKLSTMSGAERTGQLGLDLQWVARDGQRAKSHLLGANLRLVVSLAKRYTGRGMQFLDLIQEGNLGLIRAVEKFDYTKGFKFSTYATWWIRQAITRAMADQARTIRIPVHMVEVINKLARVQRQMLQDLGREPTPEELSRELDMTPEKVVEVQKYGREPISLHTPLGEDGDSEFGDLIEDTEAVVPADAVGFTMLQRQLEQLLDSLSEREAGVIRMRFGLGDGQPKTLDQIGDTFGVTRERIRQIESKTMAKLRHPSRSQSLRDYLE is encoded by the coding sequence GTGACTCCTGCCACGACCAACAGTTCCCGGACGAAGAAGACCGCTGACGAGCCCGCGCTCGACGCGCAGCCCGAGGTTGCAGCGGAGAAGGCTCCGGCGGCGAAGGCTGCTGCCGAGAAGCCCGTCGCCCAGACCGCCGCGAAGCGCGCGGCGGCGAAGCGAGCGCCCGTCAAGAAGAAGAAGGCCGACGACATCGTCGAAGACGATGAGGTTCCCCCTGCTGCAGCCACCGACGTCGATGATGACGACGAGGACAGCAAGCCGAAGTTCACCGAGCCGCTGCCCACGGGCGCGATCGTCATCTCGTCGAACGACGATGAAGACGTCCCGGTCTACTCGACGCAGATCACCGGGGCCACTGCCGACCCCGTCAAGGACTACCTGAAGCAGATCGGTAAGGTCGCACTGCTGAACGCGGCCGAAGAGGTCGAGCTCGCGATGCGCATCGAGGCGGGTCTCTTCGCCGAGGAGAAGCTGTCGACGATGTCCGGCGCAGAACGGACCGGCCAGCTCGGACTCGACCTCCAGTGGGTCGCCCGCGACGGCCAGCGCGCGAAGAGCCACCTGCTGGGTGCCAACCTGCGCCTCGTGGTCTCGCTCGCGAAGCGTTACACCGGTCGCGGCATGCAGTTCCTCGACCTCATCCAGGAGGGCAACCTGGGCCTGATCCGTGCTGTCGAGAAGTTCGACTACACCAAGGGCTTCAAGTTCTCCACGTACGCCACCTGGTGGATCCGTCAGGCGATCACCCGGGCCATGGCCGACCAGGCCCGCACCATCCGCATTCCTGTGCACATGGTCGAGGTCATCAACAAGCTGGCGCGTGTGCAGCGTCAGATGCTGCAGGACCTCGGTCGCGAACCCACTCCGGAAGAGCTCAGCCGCGAGCTGGACATGACGCCGGAGAAGGTCGTCGAGGTGCAGAAGTACGGCCGCGAGCCGATCTCGCTGCACACCCCGCTCGGCGAGGACGGCGACAGCGAGTTCGGTGACCTCATCGAGGACACCGAAGCCGTGGTTCCGGCTGACGCCGTGGGCTTCACGATGCTGCAGCGTCAGCTCGAGCAGCTGCTGGATTCCCTCTCCGAGCGCGAGGCCGGCGTGATCCGCATGCGCTTCGGACTGGGCGACGGTCAGCCCAAGACGCTCGACCAGATCGGCGACACGTTCGGTGTGACGCGTGAGCGCATCCGCCAGATCGAGTCCAAGACCATGGCGAAGCTGCGTCACCCGAGCCGCTCGCAGTCGCTCCGGGACTACCTCGAATGA
- a CDS encoding MurT ligase domain-containing protein — MTGAPQARSAGIRYVFPVLAGKLARFATRLRGGGSAFPGYLTNKLSPSLLPTLADQFRYGVVFVLGSNGKTTTTHMISEVLRAHGLTVFTNPTGANLPQGVTSALLADATLTGRIRADVAVLEVDEGYAADLADQLSPAVILSLNVQVDQLYRFYETERVADMMLDASTRASGHVVVNRDDPYLSKIDTDAMRGEVSFFGVSPELVAASAHGLANAADTRSGNTGTRARDAYSEVLRAQGREIAVRVGDVEAEITLPARGLHYAADAAAALTVAARVLGTDFSAAKAATGFARMAPAYGRGEVIPLRRDPAGEQVEFVMFKNAPSLQMNLDALDGAPERALMAIDEGTPDVSWLYDVDFDALPRVDVVTGEKASQLALSLEHAGVEIGVVEPDMEKAVALMRALDPAASGRQTWFVNYELMMIGRKLLGHGDQEVARR; from the coding sequence ATGACGGGCGCACCTCAGGCGCGCTCCGCAGGCATCCGCTACGTCTTCCCGGTTCTGGCTGGGAAGCTGGCTCGATTCGCGACGCGTCTGCGGGGCGGCGGTTCGGCGTTTCCCGGGTACCTGACGAACAAGCTCTCTCCGTCACTGCTGCCCACTCTGGCTGATCAGTTCCGGTACGGGGTCGTGTTCGTGCTGGGCTCGAACGGCAAGACGACGACGACGCACATGATCAGTGAGGTGCTGCGCGCACACGGGCTGACCGTGTTCACGAACCCCACCGGGGCGAACCTGCCTCAGGGGGTCACGAGCGCGCTGCTGGCCGACGCGACGCTCACCGGTCGCATCCGCGCCGATGTCGCAGTGCTCGAGGTCGACGAGGGCTACGCCGCCGATCTCGCGGATCAGCTGTCGCCCGCGGTGATCCTGTCGTTGAACGTGCAGGTGGACCAGCTGTACCGGTTCTACGAGACCGAGCGCGTCGCCGACATGATGCTCGACGCCTCGACTCGCGCCTCGGGGCATGTCGTCGTCAACCGCGACGATCCCTATCTGAGCAAGATCGACACTGACGCGATGCGCGGCGAGGTCTCGTTCTTCGGCGTCTCGCCGGAACTCGTCGCCGCATCCGCGCACGGTCTCGCCAACGCGGCGGACACCCGCAGCGGCAACACGGGCACGCGTGCCCGCGACGCGTACTCCGAGGTGCTCAGAGCGCAGGGACGCGAGATCGCGGTGCGCGTCGGCGACGTGGAGGCGGAGATCACGCTTCCGGCCCGCGGCCTGCACTACGCCGCCGACGCCGCAGCCGCGCTCACGGTCGCAGCCCGTGTGCTCGGCACTGACTTCTCCGCCGCAAAGGCAGCGACCGGATTCGCCAGGATGGCTCCGGCCTATGGCCGTGGCGAAGTCATTCCGCTGCGCCGGGATCCGGCGGGCGAACAGGTCGAATTCGTGATGTTCAAGAACGCGCCGAGCCTGCAGATGAATCTCGACGCACTGGACGGAGCGCCCGAGCGCGCGCTCATGGCGATCGACGAGGGAACTCCTGACGTCTCCTGGCTCTACGATGTCGATTTCGATGCGCTCCCGCGGGTGGATGTCGTCACCGGCGAGAAGGCCAGTCAACTCGCGTTGAGCCTCGAGCACGCCGGCGTCGAGATCGGCGTCGTCGAACCGGACATGGAGAAGGCTGTCGCGCTGATGCGCGCGCTGGACCCGGCGGCGTCCGGACGTCAGACCTGGTTCGTCAACTACGAGCTGATGATGATCGGCCGCAAGCTGCTCGGTCACGGAGACCAGGAGGTTGCACGCCGATGA
- a CDS encoding glutamine amidotransferase, which yields MSESVRIVQLYPVELGITGDRGNVRALQVRLERGGVATDVQTVGIGEAIPADTDVLVLGNGPLSAMRGVIDDLRGRAAELETFVDGGGTLLAVGGSAELLSEGVEPLEGAPLTGLGIFPFRVVRTRERKVGYIIVDTPDGRVIGFEDHASQWSLDNGALPYGTVAAGRGSFEHAGSRGEIVRRGQAFATNVQGPVLPLNPRWTDAMLTAVTNRRGIDWAPGTAHAPLDEHADGARAAIERLVHGKDISSIGL from the coding sequence ATGAGCGAGTCAGTGCGAATCGTCCAGCTGTATCCGGTGGAGCTCGGCATCACCGGAGATCGCGGGAACGTGCGCGCCCTGCAGGTGCGCCTGGAGCGCGGCGGCGTCGCCACGGACGTGCAGACGGTGGGCATCGGAGAGGCGATTCCTGCCGACACCGACGTCCTGGTTCTCGGAAACGGTCCGCTGTCGGCGATGCGCGGCGTGATCGACGACCTGCGCGGTCGTGCCGCAGAGCTGGAGACCTTCGTCGATGGCGGCGGTACGCTGCTCGCCGTCGGCGGCTCGGCCGAACTTCTGAGCGAGGGTGTGGAACCGCTCGAGGGCGCGCCCCTCACGGGACTCGGCATCTTCCCCTTCCGCGTCGTGCGCACGCGCGAGCGCAAGGTGGGATACATCATCGTCGATACGCCGGACGGCCGGGTCATCGGGTTCGAGGATCACGCGTCCCAGTGGTCGCTGGACAACGGCGCACTCCCGTACGGAACGGTGGCCGCCGGCCGCGGCAGCTTCGAGCATGCCGGTTCGCGCGGCGAGATCGTCCGTCGTGGCCAGGCCTTCGCGACCAACGTGCAGGGTCCGGTGCTGCCGTTGAATCCACGCTGGACCGATGCGATGCTCACCGCCGTGACGAACCGTCGCGGCATCGATTGGGCTCCTGGCACGGCGCATGCGCCGCTGGACGAGCACGCGGACGGCGCCCGCGCCGCGATCGAGCGGCTCGTGCACGGCAAGGACATCAGCTCGATCGGACTCTGA
- a CDS encoding alanine racemase C-terminal domain-containing protein — translation MTGSSALPRAVISRSALTAAAAAAVAAGGSIADLRRDAWGHGILSVAHVALAAGAEAVLVDSSDEVDALGAEGITATADAEADIDSRILYGLPDADGQLSTAPVLRLVGRVLSTKRLLAGEAVSYGYTHRATTDTTVALVSGGYAQGIVRALGNQVHVAVDGEQRPIVGRVAMDVCVVDLGGRDVPVGAEVTYFGGSGSAAPALARWAAVTGFTVAELVAVTGMHAEREWEA, via the coding sequence GTGACGGGCAGCAGTGCGCTTCCGCGGGCGGTGATCTCACGCTCCGCTCTCACCGCTGCAGCCGCGGCGGCCGTTGCCGCCGGCGGGAGCATCGCGGATCTCCGGCGTGACGCCTGGGGCCACGGGATCCTGTCGGTCGCACACGTCGCCCTGGCGGCGGGCGCAGAGGCCGTTCTCGTCGACTCGTCGGACGAGGTGGACGCTCTCGGAGCCGAGGGGATCACGGCGACCGCGGATGCGGAGGCAGACATCGACTCGCGCATCCTGTACGGCCTGCCGGATGCGGACGGGCAGCTGAGCACGGCTCCGGTGCTGCGTCTGGTCGGACGGGTGCTCTCCACCAAGCGCCTCCTCGCGGGTGAGGCCGTCTCCTACGGGTACACGCACCGCGCCACGACCGACACGACCGTCGCACTGGTCTCGGGCGGGTACGCGCAGGGGATCGTGCGCGCGCTGGGCAATCAGGTCCATGTCGCGGTCGATGGGGAGCAGCGGCCGATCGTCGGGCGGGTCGCAATGGATGTCTGCGTCGTCGACCTCGGGGGCCGCGATGTGCCGGTCGGCGCCGAGGTGACCTACTTCGGCGGATCCGGATCCGCCGCGCCTGCCCTGGCCCGATGGGCCGCAGTGACCGGGTTCACCGTCGCTGAGCTCGTGGCCGTGACGGGGATGCACGCCGAGCGGGAGTGGGAAGCATGA
- a CDS encoding alanine racemase — protein sequence MIRPTLQISRDQFRTNIAAVERRIAPSALMLVMKDDAYGHGLGWAVEEAADAGVTWFGGYDIRTALRIRRLLVGSQRVLAWATSTDEEIAEALLHDIDLGIGTSEYLRRVIAQAQSLGRRAHVHLKIDTGLRRNGVLPTEWDGFVAEARAAEGAGTLEVVGVWSHLAEASDPEDDEAQQVFLAAVDAVRRAGSSPELLHLTASAASWWRPELRGSLSRVGAFCYGIRSADGPELDGIRPIATLSVPVVHVDDGDAVIAIGSFDGLPSTLAGIEVGTPAGLRLLREVDATTSIVAGWPGMQPGDQVRVLGPGDQGEQSATTLAERIGTVGEEILTRLTPRVRRTIV from the coding sequence ATGATTCGACCGACCCTGCAGATCTCGCGTGACCAGTTCCGTACGAACATCGCGGCAGTGGAACGGCGGATCGCCCCCTCCGCGCTGATGCTCGTCATGAAGGACGACGCCTATGGCCACGGTCTGGGCTGGGCAGTGGAGGAAGCCGCCGACGCAGGCGTGACCTGGTTCGGCGGCTACGACATCCGCACGGCGCTGCGTATCCGCCGGCTGTTGGTCGGCTCGCAACGGGTTCTGGCGTGGGCGACGTCCACCGACGAGGAGATCGCCGAAGCGCTTCTGCACGATATCGACCTCGGCATCGGCACGTCCGAGTACCTTCGCCGAGTGATCGCCCAGGCGCAATCGCTGGGTCGACGGGCGCACGTGCATCTGAAGATCGACACCGGGCTGCGCCGCAACGGCGTGCTCCCCACGGAGTGGGACGGCTTCGTCGCCGAAGCCCGCGCGGCGGAGGGCGCCGGCACGCTGGAGGTCGTCGGCGTGTGGAGCCATCTCGCCGAGGCGAGTGACCCGGAGGACGATGAGGCGCAGCAGGTGTTCCTCGCCGCGGTCGACGCGGTTCGTCGCGCCGGGAGTTCACCGGAGCTGTTGCATCTGACGGCGTCAGCCGCGTCGTGGTGGCGGCCGGAGCTGCGCGGCTCACTGTCTCGGGTCGGCGCGTTCTGCTATGGCATCCGATCTGCAGACGGCCCGGAGCTCGACGGCATCCGTCCGATCGCCACCCTGAGCGTGCCGGTGGTTCACGTCGACGACGGCGACGCCGTGATCGCGATCGGCAGTTTCGACGGCCTGCCCTCAACGCTCGCCGGCATCGAGGTCGGAACCCCTGCCGGTCTCCGGCTTCTGCGCGAAGTCGATGCGACGACGTCCATCGTCGCGGGGTGGCCGGGAATGCAGCCGGGTGATCAGGTCCGAGTGTTGGGACCGGGGGACCAGGGGGAGCAGAGTGCGACGACGCTCGCCGAGCGCATCGGCACGGTCGGCGAGGAGATCCTCACCCGACTCACGCCGCGCGTACGGCGAACGATCGTCTGA
- a CDS encoding DNA topoisomerase IV subunit B encodes MVTAEYSAHHLQVLEGLEAVRKRPGMYIGSNGSPGLMHCLWEIIDNAVDEAVDGNGNRIDIILHADGSVEVHDRGRGIPVDVEPRTGLSGVEVVFTKLHAGGKFGGGSYAASGGLHGVGASVVNALSERLDVEVDRGGKTYAMSFHRGEPGNFKDTGEKRPDAPFSPFEEKSELRIAGKAPRGVTGTRVRYWADRQIFTKDAAFQLADLETRARQTAFLVPGLEIVIKDERGEGSNETSYRYDGGIAEFVEYLATDAPVTDTWRIQGEGSFKETVPVLQADGHMIATEVERACVVDIALRWGTGYDTTFRSFVNIIATPKGGTHQQGFEQEMLKVLRAQVEQNARRLKVGNDKLEKDDVLAGLTAVLTVNVPEPQFEGQTKEILGTPAVRQIVAQVVRKELGERFSSTKRDDKSQATQLLDKIVAEMKARVSARAHKETQRRKNALESSTLPTKLVDCRTNEVDRSELFIVEGDSALGTAKNARNSEFQALLPIRGKILNVQKASVGDMLNNTECASIIQVIGAGSGRSFDISAARYGKVILMSDADVDGAHIRTLLLTLFFRYMRPLIEDGRVYAAVPPLHRVIVMNPGSKPNETIYTYSEQEMHALLAKLRKAGKRWHEPLQRYKGLGEMDAEQLANTTMDRGGRLLRRVRMEDAEAAGRVFELLMGNEVAPRREFIIESSDRLSREAIDA; translated from the coding sequence ATTGTGACCGCCGAGTATTCCGCCCATCATCTCCAGGTGCTCGAAGGGCTCGAAGCGGTCCGCAAGCGCCCCGGTATGTACATCGGGTCGAACGGCTCGCCCGGGCTCATGCACTGCCTCTGGGAGATCATCGACAACGCCGTCGACGAGGCCGTCGACGGCAACGGCAATCGGATCGACATCATCCTGCATGCGGACGGCAGCGTCGAGGTGCACGACCGCGGCCGCGGCATCCCGGTCGATGTCGAACCGCGCACCGGTCTCAGCGGTGTCGAGGTCGTCTTCACCAAGCTGCATGCCGGCGGCAAATTCGGCGGTGGCTCGTATGCGGCATCCGGAGGACTGCACGGTGTCGGCGCCTCCGTCGTGAACGCGCTCTCGGAGCGTCTGGACGTCGAGGTCGATCGCGGCGGCAAGACCTATGCGATGTCCTTCCATCGCGGCGAGCCCGGCAACTTCAAGGACACCGGCGAGAAGCGTCCGGATGCTCCTTTCTCGCCGTTCGAGGAGAAGAGCGAGTTGCGGATCGCCGGCAAGGCGCCGCGCGGTGTCACCGGCACGCGTGTGCGCTACTGGGCGGATCGCCAGATCTTCACGAAGGATGCCGCGTTCCAGCTCGCCGATCTCGAGACTCGCGCCCGTCAGACGGCGTTCCTCGTTCCCGGTCTCGAAATCGTCATCAAGGACGAGCGCGGCGAGGGATCGAACGAGACCTCGTACCGCTACGACGGCGGCATCGCGGAGTTCGTCGAGTACCTGGCCACGGATGCGCCGGTGACCGACACCTGGCGGATCCAAGGTGAGGGCTCCTTCAAAGAGACCGTGCCGGTACTGCAGGCCGATGGTCACATGATCGCCACCGAGGTCGAGCGCGCATGCGTCGTCGACATCGCGCTGCGCTGGGGAACCGGCTACGACACCACGTTCCGCTCGTTCGTCAACATCATCGCCACGCCCAAGGGCGGCACTCATCAGCAGGGCTTCGAGCAGGAGATGCTCAAGGTGCTTCGCGCGCAGGTCGAGCAGAACGCGCGCCGGCTCAAGGTCGGCAACGACAAGCTGGAGAAGGACGACGTCCTCGCCGGTCTCACGGCGGTGCTGACGGTGAACGTGCCTGAGCCGCAGTTCGAGGGGCAGACCAAGGAGATCCTCGGAACTCCGGCCGTGCGCCAGATCGTCGCGCAGGTGGTGCGCAAGGAGCTGGGCGAGCGTTTCAGCTCGACCAAGCGCGATGACAAGAGCCAGGCGACGCAGCTGCTCGACAAGATCGTCGCCGAGATGAAGGCCCGCGTCTCTGCGCGGGCCCATAAGGAGACGCAGCGCCGCAAGAACGCGCTCGAATCGTCGACGCTGCCCACCAAGCTCGTCGACTGCCGTACGAACGAGGTCGATCGCAGCGAACTCTTCATCGTCGAGGGCGACTCGGCGCTCGGCACGGCGAAGAATGCCCGCAACAGCGAGTTCCAGGCACTGCTTCCGATCCGGGGCAAGATCCTCAACGTGCAGAAGGCCTCTGTCGGCGACATGCTCAACAACACCGAGTGTGCGTCGATCATCCAGGTGATCGGCGCGGGCTCAGGGCGCAGCTTCGACATCAGCGCCGCGCGCTACGGCAAAGTCATCCTGATGAGCGACGCCGATGTCGACGGCGCGCACATCCGCACGCTGCTGCTCACCCTGTTCTTCCGCTACATGCGGCCCCTCATCGAGGACGGCCGCGTCTATGCCGCGGTTCCGCCGCTGCATCGTGTGATCGTGATGAATCCCGGCTCGAAGCCGAACGAGACGATCTACACGTACAGCGAGCAGGAGATGCACGCGCTGCTGGCGAAGCTCCGCAAGGCGGGCAAGCGGTGGCACGAGCCGCTTCAGCGCTACAAGGGCCTCGGCGAGATGGATGCCGAGCAGCTGGCGAACACGACCATGGACCGCGGCGGGCGTCTGCTCCGCCGGGTGCGCATGGAGGACGCCGAGGCGGCAGGGCGGGTCTTCGAACTGCTGATGGGCAACGAGGTCGCCCCGCGCCGTGAGTTCATCATCGAGTCATCCGATCGGCTCTCCCGCGAGGCGATCGACGCCTGA
- a CDS encoding glycosyltransferase codes for MRIAMVTDYYLPTLGGVQTVIKAHKEALEHAGHEVTVFSPLTSPSSDPTVVGLPTARGFAPDGYPFTWTPSAAATTLRTELRVRGIELVHVHSEMFAALAGFRAAKDLGIPIVQTMHGRVDVYTRSVLPVPAVTTALLAALHRRQLSHGEVRIGADTSYTQTRMARRIWRLMVSQANYADQVIVPSGHFAAKLLAQGVTTPVTVISNGLEDSVLDAVGDPMPRSVTPGEALRVMWCGRVSPEKRPDVFVDAVAEVPGIVAGMFGDGIARAAIAKRVDALPRERLTVHGAVPQSAVLQAMRDAHVLVSSSLDFDNQPMVLLEAIASGLPVVVTDPDLAETLPEHGCIVTDTPDAAGVASALSQLRDSPARIREMSAAAIAHRALVTQNTHLEALLAVYEAAARPGPSDGSGVDRLAGEPIG; via the coding sequence GTGCGCATTGCAATGGTCACCGACTACTACCTGCCGACTCTGGGCGGCGTGCAGACGGTGATCAAGGCCCACAAGGAGGCTCTGGAACACGCCGGCCACGAGGTGACCGTGTTCTCACCGCTGACATCGCCGAGCAGCGACCCCACCGTGGTGGGATTGCCGACCGCGCGCGGCTTCGCACCCGATGGATACCCGTTCACGTGGACCCCGTCCGCGGCGGCGACGACCCTCCGGACCGAGCTGAGAGTGCGCGGCATCGAGCTGGTGCACGTGCACTCCGAGATGTTCGCTGCGCTCGCCGGATTCCGCGCGGCCAAGGATCTCGGCATCCCGATCGTGCAGACCATGCACGGCCGCGTCGACGTCTACACGCGCTCCGTGCTCCCGGTGCCGGCGGTGACGACGGCGCTGCTGGCCGCTCTGCACCGACGACAGCTGAGCCACGGCGAGGTGCGGATCGGTGCGGACACCTCGTACACCCAGACCCGGATGGCTCGCCGGATCTGGCGGTTGATGGTCAGTCAGGCCAACTACGCGGATCAGGTGATCGTGCCCTCGGGGCACTTCGCCGCGAAACTGCTCGCACAAGGCGTGACCACACCCGTCACCGTGATCTCGAACGGGCTGGAGGATTCCGTGCTGGATGCGGTCGGCGATCCGATGCCCCGATCCGTCACACCGGGAGAGGCGCTGCGCGTCATGTGGTGCGGTCGAGTGTCGCCCGAGAAGAGGCCCGACGTGTTCGTCGACGCCGTGGCAGAGGTGCCGGGAATCGTCGCCGGCATGTTCGGCGACGGCATCGCACGCGCGGCGATCGCGAAACGCGTCGATGCGCTGCCCCGTGAGCGGCTCACCGTGCACGGCGCCGTGCCGCAGTCCGCGGTCCTGCAGGCGATGCGCGACGCGCATGTCCTGGTCTCGAGTTCGCTCGATTTCGACAACCAGCCGATGGTGCTGCTCGAGGCGATCGCGTCCGGGCTCCCTGTGGTGGTCACGGACCCCGATCTGGCCGAGACGCTCCCGGAACACGGATGCATCGTCACTGACACCCCGGATGCCGCCGGTGTGGCGTCCGCCCTGTCGCAGCTGCGAGACTCCCCCGCCCGCATCCGAGAGATGAGCGCCGCTGCGATCGCGCACCGCGCGCTGGTCACCCAGAACACGCATCTCGAGGCCCTGCTCGCGGTCTACGAGGCAGCGGCTCGCCCCGGGCCGTCGGACGGGTCAGGCGTCGATCGCCTCGCGGGAGAGCCGATCGGATGA
- a CDS encoding NAD(P)-dependent oxidoreductase — translation MAASRVLVTGASGFLGGYVVRDLRANGHEVFAAGRNAKALAAVADSEHRVIGDLASFADLRLDVDAVIHCAALSTPWGRWRAFQEANIDGTGHVVKFARRNGVRRIVHVSSPSIYSAARDRLKISEDDVDSKNRLNGYIRSKIAAEELLQRARREGAVDELIIIRPRGLIGVGDPSLMPRLLDVHRRVGVPLFDGGENVIDVTAVENVATALRLALTAGDPAGGVYNITNDDPRPFRELLGTLLQLLGETPRLRPMNRRAAWVLAAALEGACKAIPGQPEPPFTRYTLSTIAYSQTLDVTRAKAELGYRPEVALDDALRRVAEHLRVAA, via the coding sequence ATGGCCGCCTCCCGCGTGCTCGTGACGGGGGCCAGCGGGTTCCTCGGCGGGTATGTCGTGCGCGATCTCCGCGCCAACGGACACGAGGTCTTCGCCGCGGGGCGCAACGCGAAGGCCCTCGCCGCAGTGGCCGATTCCGAGCACCGTGTGATCGGCGACCTCGCGTCGTTCGCCGATCTGCGTCTGGACGTGGATGCCGTGATCCATTGCGCCGCGCTCTCCACGCCCTGGGGACGGTGGCGGGCCTTTCAGGAGGCGAACATCGACGGTACCGGGCACGTGGTGAAGTTCGCGCGCCGCAACGGCGTGCGACGGATCGTGCACGTCTCGTCGCCGAGCATCTATTCGGCTGCACGGGATCGGCTGAAGATCAGCGAGGACGACGTCGACTCGAAGAACCGGCTCAACGGATACATCCGCTCGAAGATCGCCGCCGAGGAGCTGTTGCAGCGCGCCCGGCGTGAAGGAGCCGTCGACGAGCTGATCATCATCCGTCCGCGCGGTCTGATCGGAGTCGGCGACCCGAGTCTGATGCCGCGGCTGCTGGACGTGCACCGCCGTGTCGGCGTGCCGCTGTTCGACGGTGGCGAGAACGTCATCGACGTCACCGCGGTCGAGAACGTGGCGACGGCGCTGCGGCTCGCGCTGACAGCGGGGGATCCCGCCGGCGGCGTCTACAACATCACCAATGACGACCCTCGACCGTTCCGGGAGTTGCTCGGCACCTTGCTGCAGCTGCTGGGGGAGACCCCGCGGCTGCGGCCGATGAACCGGCGCGCGGCATGGGTTCTGGCGGCTGCGCTCGAAGGCGCGTGCAAAGCCATTCCCGGACAACCGGAGCCCCCGTTCACCCGCTACACCCTCAGCACCATCGCCTACTCGCAGACGCTCGACGTGACGCGGGCGAAGGCGGAGCTCGGTTACCGCCCCGAGGTCGCCCTGGATGATGCCCTCCGCCGTGTCGCCGAGCATCTGCGGGTGGCCGCGTGA
- a CDS encoding MBL fold metallo-hydrolase produces MSGRLRHYGCGSTTHDAARMFRGAQPGVRTFPSGAFLYDGGEGRRVLFDTGYATGHWDTGWRGAAYRRLLPPHVSDEDDIAARLREDGVDPASVTHVVLSHLHPDHVGGVRRFPGATLVLTAGHLRTLAAPRLSAGVLTGLLPAWFPGAARIIRDDDFEQVAHAGTVLRTVDLFDDGSYLVIDLPGHADGHIGALVEGQVLLAGDGAWGRDLLDAAPRMKALPRAVQYDFDAYRRTGEVLSRLAAAGIRVVCSHDAVGETELLT; encoded by the coding sequence GTGAGCGGGCGGCTCCGCCACTACGGGTGCGGCAGCACGACGCACGACGCCGCCCGGATGTTCCGCGGTGCGCAGCCGGGTGTCCGCACCTTTCCGTCAGGAGCCTTCCTCTACGACGGCGGCGAGGGGCGACGCGTGCTGTTCGATACCGGATACGCGACCGGGCACTGGGACACCGGCTGGCGAGGCGCCGCGTACCGGCGCTTGCTCCCGCCACACGTGTCCGACGAGGATGACATTGCTGCGCGCCTTCGCGAAGACGGTGTGGATCCGGCATCCGTCACCCATGTCGTCCTCTCGCACCTGCATCCGGACCACGTCGGCGGAGTCCGCCGCTTTCCTGGCGCAACCCTCGTCCTCACCGCCGGACACCTGCGCACGCTCGCCGCACCGCGTCTGAGCGCTGGCGTCCTGACCGGGCTGCTGCCCGCGTGGTTCCCGGGGGCGGCGCGCATCATCCGCGATGACGATTTCGAACAGGTGGCGCATGCGGGCACCGTGCTGCGCACGGTCGACCTCTTCGACGACGGCTCCTACCTCGTGATCGATCTGCCCGGTCACGCCGACGGTCATATCGGGGCCCTCGTCGAGGGCCAGGTGCTGCTGGCCGGCGACGGGGCGTGGGGGCGCGACCTCCTCGACGCCGCACCGCGCATGAAGGCGCTGCCGCGGGCCGTGCAGTACGACTTCGATGCGTACCGACGCACGGGCGAGGTCCTGTCTCGGCTGGCGGCCGCCGGCATCCGCGTCGTCTGCAGCCACGATGCGGTCGGAGAGACGGAGCTGCTGACCTGA